The Maniola hyperantus chromosome 9, iAphHyp1.2, whole genome shotgun sequence genome includes a region encoding these proteins:
- the Lac gene encoding lachesin — translation MAFLIFEYLTLLLLISTVAKGQRTPTISHITQEQIRDIGGQVDLDCSVHYAQDYPVLWVKYDRLKTTESLPLSTNSGLIVRDSRFSLRYDDASATYTLSIKDIQETDAGWYQCQVLISISNRITAEVELQVRRPPIISDNSTRSIIASEGESAVMECYAGGFPPPKLSWRRENNAILPTGGSIYRGNTLHITSIHKEDRGTYYCVAENGVGKGDRRNINLEVEFAPVVTVPRPRLGQALQYDMDLECHVEAYPPPAITWLKNEVQLSNNQHYRISHFATADEFTDTTLRVITIEKRQYGLFTCKAQNKLGSDEGTVELFETIIPVCPPACGQARYGGAASVSASEFVVACLALYVLWLRVADTRY, via the exons ATGGCGTTTCTAATTTTCGAATATTTAACACTTCTTTTGTTAATATCAACTGTTG CCAAAGGCCAGCGTACCCCGACAATCTCGCATATAACTCAAGAGCAGATAAGGGATATTGGGGGTCAAGTTGACCTGGACTGCTCCGTCCACTATGCTCAAGACTATCCTGTATTATGG GTAAAATACGACCGTCTCAAGACAACAGAGTCACTTCCCCTGTCCACAAACTCCGGTTTAATCGTCAGGGATTCCAGATTTTCACTCAGATACGATGATGCCTCGGCCACATACACATTGTCG ATCAAAGATATTCAAGAGACTGACGCTGGATGGTATCAGTGCCAGGTGCTGATATCCATCAGTAACAGGATCACAGCTGAAGTGGAGCTGCAAGTGCGCAGACCGCCCATCATCTCTGACAACTCCACCAGGTCCATCATAGCCAGTGAGGGAGAGA GTGCCGTAATGGAGTGCTACGCTGGCGGGTTCCCGCCACCGAAGCTCTCGTGGCGTCGCGAGAACAACGCCATTCTACCCACTGGAGGCTCCATCTATCG TGGCAACACCCTGCACATCACCTCGATCCACAAGGAAGACCGCGGTACATACTACTGCGTGGCTGAGAATGGCGTGGGCAAGGGCGATAGACGGAACATCAACTTGGAGGTCGAGTTCGCGCCCGTCGTCACAGTGCCGAGACCAAGGCTGGGACAG GCCCTGCAATACGACATGGACTTGGAATGCCACGTCGAAGCCTACCCTCCACCGGCTATCACGTGGCTGAAGAACGAGGTGCAACTGTCCAACAACCAACATTATAG gATCTCCCACTTCGCGACTGCGGACGAGTTCACCGATACTACACTGCGCGTGATCACGATCGAGAAACGTCAGTACGGCCTCTTTACTTGCAAGGCCCAGAACAAACTCGGCTCCGACGAAGGCACGGTCGAACTGTTCG AAACTATAATACCGGTGTGCCCGCCCGCGTGTGGACAGGCGCGCTACGGTGGCGCCGCTAGTGTGAGCGCCTCGGAGTTTGTCGTGGCCTGCCTCGCGCTCTACGTGCTTTGGCTGAG AGTCGCTGATACCAGATATTAA
- the LOC117985111 gene encoding uncharacterized protein, with the protein MSQKVCCVPGCSTVAGDGISLHRFPNPNQHIDLFQVWLKKIGGHVAELDKDYIYSNRRVCRRHFEDIYLYPTKLCSLAIPSLCLAENMAAAEAIIVSEPHTSSSFISNSNEMEMAPDNISKMKAVVFDGKSLTLKYDENYPMPVIQKDDDVIVKVEYSGVCGTDLHIIQGEFPASKERPLPLGHEFSGVVHQAGKASIFKVGQKIVVDPNRACNLCSFCRDGKYQYCLSAGINSTIGIWKDGGWAQYCRCPQDQVYALPEGITTEQAGLCEPYSCVAHGYDRAAPLPIGSKILIVGAGIIGNLWITTLHLQGHKDVTVSEMNKSRLDIVKLMETGYRLVTPDVLAAEKQLYDVIIDCTGVGKVMEISFNYLQHGGKYVLFGCCPPTHQASLNPYQIYDKELTIIGVKINPFSFPKALGLLQAMGDRYLNYEKLGVKTYPLSAYQDAIKALKAGSISKAIFKIV; encoded by the exons ATGTCTCAAAAAGTATGTTGTGTGCCTGGCTGTTCAACTGTTGCAGGCGATG GTATCTCACTGCACCGTTTCCCCAACCCAAATCAGCACATTGATTTGTTTCAAGTGTGGCTGAAGAAGATTGGGGGTCATGTAGCGGAATTAGATAAAGATTACATTTACAGCAACAGAAGGGTCTGTCGTAGACATTTTGAGGACATTTATTTGTACCCAACAAAGTTGTGTTCCCTAGCCATCCCATCACTCTGTTTAGCAG agaataTGGCTGCTGCTGAAGCAATAATTGTTTCTGAACCGCATACTAGCTCCAGTTTCATATCAAATTCTAATGAAATGGAAATGGCACCAG ATAATATATCAAAAATGAAAGCTGTAGTGTTCGATGGAAAGAGTCTTACCCTCAAATATGACGAGAATTACCCCATGCCTGTTATTCAGAAGGATGACGATGTCATCGTGAAAGTGGAGTACTCTGGCGTGTGCGGCACTGACCTGCATATTATTCAG GGCGAGTTCCCTGCTAGCAAAGAACGACCGCTCCCACTTGGCCACGAGTTTAGTGGTGTTGTACATCAGGCGGGGAAGGCATCCATCTTCAAAGTCGGACAAAAAATCGTGGTTGATCCCAATCG AGCCTGCAACTTGTGTAGCTTCTGTCGCGATGGTAAATACCAGTACTGTCTGTCGGCTGGTATCAACAGTACCATTGGTATATGGAAGGATGGAGGCTGGGCACAGTACTGCCGATGTCCTCAGGACCAGGTCTACGCGCTGCCTGAGGGCATCACCACTGAACAAG CGGGTCTCTGCGAGCCATACTCGTGTGTGGCTCACGGGTACGACCGCGCCGCACCGCTGCCCATTGGCAGCAAGATACTGATCGTCGGCGCTGGCATTATTG gtaaCTTATGGATAACAACTTTACACCTTCAAGGTCATAAGGATGTGACAGTTTCAGAGATGAACAAATCCAGATTGGACATTGTCAAGTTGATGG agACCGGGTACAGGCTGGTTACACCTGATGTTTTGGCCGCGGAGAAACAACTTTATGATGTCATTATTGATTGTACTG GCGTGGGCAAAGTGATGGAGATCAGCTTTAACTATCTCCAACATGGAGGCAAATACGTTCTGTTTGGGTGCTGCCCACCTACACACCAAGCTTC ACTGAACCCATACCAAATCTATGACAAAGAGTTGACAATCATTGGTGTGAAGATAAATCCGTTCAGCTTTCCGAAGGCCCTTGGACTTCTCCAAGCTATGGGCGACAG ATACCTCAATTACGAAAAGCTAGGGGTTAAGACCTACCCGCTCTCGGCATACCAGGACGCAATCAAAGCTTTGAAGGCAGGGTCCATCTCCAAAGCTATATTTAAAATCGTTTAA